In Tachysurus vachellii isolate PV-2020 chromosome 12, HZAU_Pvac_v1, whole genome shotgun sequence, the following are encoded in one genomic region:
- the LOC132855419 gene encoding E3 ubiquitin/ISG15 ligase TRIM25-like isoform X1, whose protein sequence is MAEASISVDQDQFICSVCLDLLKDPVSLSCGHSFCKVCINGCWDQEDQKDVYSCPQCRDTFTPRPVLRRNNMLAEVVEKLKKKTEVQAASPDHCYTGPGDVECDFCTGRKHKAVKSCLVCVASFCETHLKPHYQVPSWKKHKLVEASGNLQEKICSEHDKVLEIFCRSDQSFICYLCMTDKHIHDTVTAAAEKTEKGSVLQEEQLKFQQRLQEKQKKVQELKQTVNTIKLSTQTAVEDNERIFTELISFMEKKRSEVTEMIRAQEKAELSRAERLLEQLEQEIDDLQRRVTEMEKLSHTHDHIHFLQTLVSGSQSLPYNRPDFQTDLCEDSSSITVNQHLSFQRMRKSFFDLKKRLEEICQEEFIKVPEDAAELQIILPSEPKSRDDFLHYFCDLTLDPNTVNHHLVLSEKTRAASSSERKQRYPFHPERFDCYSQVLCKESVCGRCYWEVEWSSEGCVEISVSYKNIRRKGLGDKCVFGLNKQSWSLECSSSSLSFYHNNIKTEFGVPSPSRIGVYVDHSAGALSFYSISDTMKLLHRVHTTFTQPLYAGFWLPCYGSTVRFK, encoded by the exons ATGGCTGAGGCGAGTATTTCAGTAGATCAGGATCAGTTCATCTGTTCAGTGTGTCTGGATCTCCTGAAGGATCCGGTGTCTCTCTCCtgtggtcacagtttctgtaaggtgtgtattaatggCTGCTGGGATCAGGAGGATCAGAAGGACGTctacagctgtcctcagtgcagagacactttcacaccaaggcctgttctacgcagaaacaacatgctggctgaagtggtggagaaactgaagaagaagaCTGAAGTTCAAGCTGCTTCTCCTGATCACTGTTACACTGGAcctggagatgtggagtgtgatttctgcaccgggagaaaacacaaagccgtcaagtcctgtctggtgtgtgtggctTCATTTTGTGAAACTCATCTCAAACCTCACTATCAAGTTCCTTCATGGAAAAAGCACAAGTTAGTCGAAGCTTCTGGAAATCTACAagagaagatctgctctgaacatGATAAAGTGCTGGAGATCTTCTGTCGTTCTGACCAAAGCTTCATCTGTTATCTGTGTATGACGGATAAACACATTCATGACACAGTCACAGCTGCAGcagaaaaaactgaaaaaggA AGTGTGCTACAGGAGGAGCAGCTGAAATTCCAGCAGAGActccaggagaagcagaagaaggtgcaggagctgaaacagactgTGAACACTATAAAG CTCAGTACACAGACAGCAGTGGAGGACAATGAGAGGATCTTTACTGAGCTGATCAGCTTCATGGAGAAAAAGCGCTCGGAGGTGACGGAgatgatcagagctcaggagaaggCTGAACTGAGTCGAGCTGAACGACTCCTGGAGcaactggagcaggagattgatgatcttcagaggagagtcactgagatggagaagctttcacacacacacgatcacatCCATTTCCTCCAG ACTTTAGTCTCTGGTAGTCAATCTCTTCCATACAATAGACCAGATTTTCAGACTGATCTCTGTGAGGATTCATCCAGCATCACTGTTAATCAACATCTCTCATTTCAGAGAATGAGGAAATCTTTCTTTGATCTGAAAAAGAGACTCGAGGAAATCTGTCAGGAGGAATTCATCAAAGTCCCTGAAGATG CTGCAGAACTTCAGATAATTTTACCCTCAGAACCAAAGAGTAGAGATGATTTTCTGCACT ATTTCTGTGATCTGACTCTGGATCCCAACACAGTAAATCATCACCTCGTTCTGTCTGAGAAGACCAGAGCAGCGTCGAGCagtgagagaaagcagagaTACCCTTttcatccagagagatttgactGCTACAGtcaggtgttgtgtaaggagagtgtgtgtggacgctgttactgggaggtggagtggagcAGTGAGGGATGTGTAGAAATATCAGTCTCATATAAAAACATCAGAAGGAAAGGACTGGgtgataagtgtgtgtttggactCAATAAACAGTCCTGGAGTCTGgaatgttcttcttcttctctctctttctatcacaACAACATTAAGACCGAGTTCGGTGTTCCTTCTCCGtccagaataggagtgtatgtggatcacagtgcaggagctctgtccttctacagcatctctgacaccatgaagctcctccacagagtccacaccacattcactcagcctctataCGCTGGGTTCTGGCTGCCTTGTTATGGGTCAACTGTGAGATTCAAATGA
- the LOC132855419 gene encoding E3 ubiquitin/ISG15 ligase TRIM25-like isoform X2, producing the protein MAEASISVDQDQFICSVCLDLLKDPVSLSCGHSFCKVCINGCWDQEDQKDVYSCPQCRDTFTPRPVLRRNNMLAEVVEKLKKKTEVQAASPDHCYTGPGDVECDFCTGRKHKAVKSCLVCVASFCETHLKPHYQVPSWKKHKLVEASGNLQEKICSEHDKVLEIFCRSDQSFICYLCMTDKHIHDTVTAAAEKTEKGSVLQEEQLKFQQRLQEKQKKVQELKQTVNTIKLSTQTAVEDNERIFTELISFMEKKRSEVTEMIRAQEKAELSRAERLLEQLEQEIDDLQRRVTEMEKLSHTHDHIHFLQRMRKSFFDLKKRLEEICQEEFIKVPEDAAELQIILPSEPKSRDDFLHYFCDLTLDPNTVNHHLVLSEKTRAASSSERKQRYPFHPERFDCYSQVLCKESVCGRCYWEVEWSSEGCVEISVSYKNIRRKGLGDKCVFGLNKQSWSLECSSSSLSFYHNNIKTEFGVPSPSRIGVYVDHSAGALSFYSISDTMKLLHRVHTTFTQPLYAGFWLPCYGSTVRFK; encoded by the exons ATGGCTGAGGCGAGTATTTCAGTAGATCAGGATCAGTTCATCTGTTCAGTGTGTCTGGATCTCCTGAAGGATCCGGTGTCTCTCTCCtgtggtcacagtttctgtaaggtgtgtattaatggCTGCTGGGATCAGGAGGATCAGAAGGACGTctacagctgtcctcagtgcagagacactttcacaccaaggcctgttctacgcagaaacaacatgctggctgaagtggtggagaaactgaagaagaagaCTGAAGTTCAAGCTGCTTCTCCTGATCACTGTTACACTGGAcctggagatgtggagtgtgatttctgcaccgggagaaaacacaaagccgtcaagtcctgtctggtgtgtgtggctTCATTTTGTGAAACTCATCTCAAACCTCACTATCAAGTTCCTTCATGGAAAAAGCACAAGTTAGTCGAAGCTTCTGGAAATCTACAagagaagatctgctctgaacatGATAAAGTGCTGGAGATCTTCTGTCGTTCTGACCAAAGCTTCATCTGTTATCTGTGTATGACGGATAAACACATTCATGACACAGTCACAGCTGCAGcagaaaaaactgaaaaaggA AGTGTGCTACAGGAGGAGCAGCTGAAATTCCAGCAGAGActccaggagaagcagaagaaggtgcaggagctgaaacagactgTGAACACTATAAAG CTCAGTACACAGACAGCAGTGGAGGACAATGAGAGGATCTTTACTGAGCTGATCAGCTTCATGGAGAAAAAGCGCTCGGAGGTGACGGAgatgatcagagctcaggagaaggCTGAACTGAGTCGAGCTGAACGACTCCTGGAGcaactggagcaggagattgatgatcttcagaggagagtcactgagatggagaagctttcacacacacacgatcacatCCATTTCCTCCAG AGAATGAGGAAATCTTTCTTTGATCTGAAAAAGAGACTCGAGGAAATCTGTCAGGAGGAATTCATCAAAGTCCCTGAAGATG CTGCAGAACTTCAGATAATTTTACCCTCAGAACCAAAGAGTAGAGATGATTTTCTGCACT ATTTCTGTGATCTGACTCTGGATCCCAACACAGTAAATCATCACCTCGTTCTGTCTGAGAAGACCAGAGCAGCGTCGAGCagtgagagaaagcagagaTACCCTTttcatccagagagatttgactGCTACAGtcaggtgttgtgtaaggagagtgtgtgtggacgctgttactgggaggtggagtggagcAGTGAGGGATGTGTAGAAATATCAGTCTCATATAAAAACATCAGAAGGAAAGGACTGGgtgataagtgtgtgtttggactCAATAAACAGTCCTGGAGTCTGgaatgttcttcttcttctctctctttctatcacaACAACATTAAGACCGAGTTCGGTGTTCCTTCTCCGtccagaataggagtgtatgtggatcacagtgcaggagctctgtccttctacagcatctctgacaccatgaagctcctccacagagtccacaccacattcactcagcctctataCGCTGGGTTCTGGCTGCCTTGTTATGGGTCAACTGTGAGATTCAAATGA